TACGCAAGGCCGTCGGCGCCAAGCGCCGTGACATCCTGGTGCAGTTTCTCATCGAGGCGATGGTGCTGAGCGTCTTGGGCGGAGTCGTGGGCATCGCCTTTGGCGCTGCCGTTGCCGGTGTAGTCACAGCGACCGGCGTGCTCTACACCAAGGTGTCTCTGCAGGCAGTGGCCCTCTCCGTCACCTTCTCTATGGCGGTAGGTTTGTTCTTTGGTATCTACCCGGCCACCAGAGCCGCGAGTCTGAACCCGATTCAGGCGCTGCGTTACGAGTAACACGCAGCTGATTTGACAGCCACAGCCGATTGCCTTATACTGTCCCACGCTCACGGGGATGTAGCTCAATTGGGAGAGCGCCTCAATCGCACTGAGGAGGTCAGGGGTTCGAATCCCCTCATCTCCATCATACGGGAAAGGCGACGAGCAGGAGCAGTAGGCCATCCCTCACAGAGAGCCGGGCAGCTAACCAGGTGGGAGCCCGGCACGGACGCCCCGAGGGAGCGTCGAGGCCGAACTCGCCTGAGAGCTGTCGCAGTGATTGCCCCGTCACGCTGCTGTGGGTGATCTGGCCTTAGCTGCGAACGTCTGGCGAACGTTACACCGCCGTCAAGTAGTCGGAATTCCCTATCGTGGGGATGTAGCTCAATTGGGAGAGCGCCTCAATGGCATTGAGGAGGTCAGGGGTTCGAATCCCCTCATCTCCACCTCCACGGATGGGAGGCCGGGCTGCGCAATGAGGTAGCGCGGCCTCACCAACCGGTTCCGGCTCAACAGGGTGGTACCACGGAGAGCACTTCGTCCCTGGACGAAGTGCTTTTTGTTTGTCCGAATTGCCGAGTTGTGGCGAGCTGCGCGCAGGAGGCTGAGATGGCACGGAAAAAGTACGAACCAGTCGGTATGCAGAAGAAATGGCAGGCCAGGTGGGAGGCTGACGCCCTCTATCACGCCCGTGAGGACGATCCGCGTCCCAAGTTTTATGCGCTCACCATGCTGCCCTACACTTCGGGCGACCTTCATATGGGTCACTGGTATGCCATGGTGCCGTCCGACGCCAGGGCCAGATACCTGCGCATGAAGGGCTACAACGTGATGTTCCCGCCTGGCTTTGATGCGTTCGGTCTCCCGGCCGAGAACGCCGCGATCAAGCACAAGATCCATCCATACAAGTGGACCATGGACAACGTGGTTCATATGCGCGCGCAATTGCGCTCCATGGGCGCAATGTGGGATTGGCCGCGCGAGGCAGTAACCTGCGACCCGTCCTACTACAAGTGGACCCAGTGGTTCTTCCTAAAGTTCTGGGAGCACGGTCTGGCCTACCGGGCTATGGCACCGGTGGACTGGTGCCCTCACTGCCTGACTGTGCTGGCCCGTGAGCAAGTTCTGGAACAGGACCGCACCTGCGAACGTTGCCACACCCCTGTGGTCAAGAAGGACTTGGAGCAGTGGTTCTTCCGCATCACCAACTATGCCGACGAGCTGCTGGATTTCAGCAAGATCGACTGGCCCGAGCGCGTTCGCACTATGCAGACGAACTGGATCGGCCGCAGTGAGGGAGTCGAGTTCGACCTGGGCGTCGACGGCTCATCGCGCAAGATCCGTGTCTTCACCACGAGGCCGGACACTGTCTTTGGCATGAGCTTTGCCGTGCTGTCTCCAGAGCATCCGCTGGTCCACGAGCTCACCAGGCCCAAACACCGGGCGGAGGTCGAGGCTTACGAGCAGCAAGCCAGACGTCTGGCCGAAATCGACCGGCTGTCATCCAAGCGCGAACGTGTCGGCGTATTCACCGGAACCTACGCCATCAACCCGATGAATGGCGCCAGGGTGCCGCTGTATGTGGCCGACTATGTGCTGATGACTTACGGCACGGGTGCGATTATGGGCGTTCCAGCACATGACGAGCGGGATTTCGACTTTGCGCGCCGCCACAACCTGCCCATCCCCGTGGTGATCGCACCACCGGACTGGGATGGACAGCCGCTTGAGGAAGCCTACATCGGCGATGGAATCATGGTCAACTCGGGACGTTTCGACGGTCTACCCTGCGCCCAGGGCTGGCAGGCCATTGCTGACGAAATGGCCGCTCGCGGCATTGGTGAGCGCAAGATCAACTACCGCCTCCACGATTGGCTGATTTCCCGCCAGCGTTACTGGGGTGCGCCTATCCCGATGGTCTACTGCGACCACTGCGGCATCGTCCCGGTCCCAGAGGATCAACTGCCTGTCTTGTTGCCCGAGGATGCCGAGTTCCTTCCGACCGGCGACTCTCCGCTCAAGCTCCACAAGGGATTTCTCAACACCACCTGCCCCAGGTGCGGAGCGCCCGCCAAACGCGAAACCGATACCATGGATACCTTTATGTGTTCCTCCTGGTATCACATGCGCTACACCAGTCCTGGCTATGACCAGGGACCCATCGACCCGGCCAGGGCGCGCTACTGGCTGCCCGTCGATCAGTACACCGGCGGCATTGAGCACGCCGTAATGCACTTGCTGTACACGCGCTTTTTCACCAAGGTCTGTCGCGACATGGGCATTCTCAATCACGACGAACCAATGCTGCGGCTGTTCAACCAGGGGATGATCCTTGGCGAGGATGGTGAGAAGATGAGCAAATCTCGGGGCAACGTCGTTGACCCCGACGACCTTGTGCTGACTTTGGGCGCCGACACCGTTCGCACCTACCTCATGTTCCTGGGGCCATGGG
The Chloroflexi bacterium ADurb.Bin180 DNA segment above includes these coding regions:
- the leuS gene encoding Leucine--tRNA ligase, which encodes MARKKYEPVGMQKKWQARWEADALYHAREDDPRPKFYALTMLPYTSGDLHMGHWYAMVPSDARARYLRMKGYNVMFPPGFDAFGLPAENAAIKHKIHPYKWTMDNVVHMRAQLRSMGAMWDWPREAVTCDPSYYKWTQWFFLKFWEHGLAYRAMAPVDWCPHCLTVLAREQVLEQDRTCERCHTPVVKKDLEQWFFRITNYADELLDFSKIDWPERVRTMQTNWIGRSEGVEFDLGVDGSSRKIRVFTTRPDTVFGMSFAVLSPEHPLVHELTRPKHRAEVEAYEQQARRLAEIDRLSSKRERVGVFTGTYAINPMNGARVPLYVADYVLMTYGTGAIMGVPAHDERDFDFARRHNLPIPVVIAPPDWDGQPLEEAYIGDGIMVNSGRFDGLPCAQGWQAIADEMAARGIGERKINYRLHDWLISRQRYWGAPIPMVYCDHCGIVPVPEDQLPVLLPEDAEFLPTGDSPLKLHKGFLNTTCPRCGAPAKRETDTMDTFMCSSWYHMRYTSPGYDQGPIDPARARYWLPVDQYTGGIEHAVMHLLYTRFFTKVCRDMGILNHDEPMLRLFNQGMILGEDGEKMSKSRGNVVDPDDLVLTLGADTVRTYLMFLGPWDAGGPWSTNGIQGAHRFLQRVWDLVVDPPNSSEGQPTDGEIAALRRITHKTIRRATDDIEAFRFNTMIAGLMEFNNYLVKAKETLLVNSEAWTEAVRSLLLMLAPIAPHLAEELWARIGGTYSIHQQRWPEWDEAAAADESLTVVLQVNGKVRDRISIPVDMDEAQVRQLALSSPKVQRFVGSQSIVKVVYVPGKLLNVVAR